From one Bifidobacterium sp. WK012_4_13 genomic stretch:
- a CDS encoding S8 family serine peptidase — translation MRFTAFYFLVLTFAWCSLLVGCAESGETTPEGAALGGSVTVALIDTGVPAKVDAFDGFDIDYDDSAPVGAHATMMLSVILGVNASGAERIDAKTIRIKCYSVPNGGADGLAEAINQALTDKAQILSISMGIRVSSQRLEQAVELATDSGVDVYAAAGNVPFLKADYPARLKGVISVGAIDSNGAYWEDSCRDPIDLTALGVDVPAINERQEVEYISGTSAATAMAVRQKLARDVSLTN, via the coding sequence ATGAGATTCACAGCCTTCTATTTTCTGGTCTTGACGTTCGCATGGTGCTCCTTACTTGTCGGCTGTGCCGAGAGTGGAGAGACGACACCCGAAGGCGCTGCACTCGGCGGTTCTGTCACGGTTGCACTCATCGACACCGGAGTTCCTGCAAAGGTCGACGCATTCGACGGGTTTGACATCGACTACGACGACTCCGCCCCGGTCGGTGCCCACGCGACCATGATGCTGTCCGTCATTCTTGGAGTTAACGCTTCAGGAGCTGAACGGATTGATGCCAAAACCATTCGCATCAAGTGTTATTCGGTTCCAAATGGAGGCGCTGACGGTCTGGCAGAGGCCATCAATCAGGCACTGACCGATAAAGCGCAGATTCTTTCCATAAGCATGGGTATTAGGGTGAGCTCGCAACGGCTGGAACAGGCCGTCGAGCTTGCAACGGATTCGGGCGTGGACGTCTACGCAGCTGCAGGGAATGTGCCCTTTCTCAAGGCAGACTATCCGGCAAGACTCAAGGGCGTCATTTCCGTGGGCGCAATTGACAGCAATGGTGCCTATTGGGAGGACTCCTGCAGAGATCCCATCGACCTCACTGCCCTGGGCGTGGACGTTCCGGCGATCAACGAACGGCAGGAGGTCGAGTATATATCAGGAACTTCTGCAGCAACAGCCATGGCAGTGCGTCAGAAACTAGCGAGGGACGTCAGCCTCACAAATTGA
- a CDS encoding VOC family protein — protein sequence MSAPNLFLIYVSDVERSTAFYSELFQLEPVMRTPRYVPFQVAPGVLFALWSGRSDRATPDTPRTSEVGLMIPGGSSAIDEIFSDWSAKGVTVAEEPHDDVFGRTFVVADPDGNLIRVSPVD from the coding sequence ATGAGCGCACCCAACCTGTTCCTGATCTACGTCTCCGATGTTGAACGCTCGACAGCGTTCTACAGCGAGCTTTTCCAACTTGAGCCCGTGATGCGCACGCCCAGGTATGTGCCCTTCCAGGTCGCCCCCGGTGTCCTGTTCGCCCTGTGGAGTGGGAGAAGCGATCGCGCTACGCCCGATACGCCGCGCACGTCCGAAGTGGGCCTGATGATTCCGGGGGGCTCGTCCGCCATCGACGAAATTTTTTCCGACTGGTCAGCCAAAGGTGTCACGGTCGCCGAGGAGCCGCACGATGACGTGTTCGGACGAACTTTTGTGGTCGCCGATCCCGATGGCAACCTCATTCGAGTAAGTCCTGTCGATTGA
- a CDS encoding glycoside hydrolase family 13 protein, which yields MSSQSQSQSHGDDGELVSDDGALWWKQASVYQIYPRSFKDSTGSGLGDIRGITSKMDYLQHLGVDAIWLSPFYPSHLLDGGYDVDDYRNVDPRLGTMDDFSAMVDAAHTRGIKVVVDIVPNHTSMYHPWFQEALNSSKGSAARDRYIFRDGRGEHGELPPTNWTANFGGPAWKQVADGQWYLHLFTPGQPDLNWKNEEVRQDFLKTLRFWCDHGVDGFRVDVAHGLAKDLDRDDLDAWDVDVFKPIPSDGSDPVYDRNEVHEIYREWRKVFNQYDPPRFAVAEAWVNPDRQYLYASTKELGQVFNFEFAKKNWIRDEMHDAIDEGIAAADKAGSTSTWVMSNHDVPRSASRYALPQIPSPGHMHQISLDWLLRDGKSYVENRELGTRRAKAAILLELALPGSAYIYQGEELGLFEVPDIDWDELEDPTALRTNRADSSKGRDGCRVPLPWVADDASEDERGDGFARKGSFGFSPSDDPSGVPSGSASDEAQTHHPHLPQPMWFKDYAVDVEDGDATSMLSLYRKALSIRHDLKVFDTEFAWLPEDTASDIADGADGSKGGVIAYRRSNGWANLTNFGSQAAALPKGKVLLASGPLTDDGKLPQDTSVWMQLR from the coding sequence ATTTCGTCGCAGTCGCAGTCGCAGTCACATGGAGATGACGGCGAACTCGTCTCGGACGACGGGGCGCTGTGGTGGAAGCAGGCGAGCGTCTATCAGATATATCCCCGCTCCTTCAAGGACAGCACGGGTTCCGGCCTGGGCGACATTCGGGGGATTACCTCGAAAATGGATTATCTCCAGCATTTAGGAGTGGACGCGATCTGGCTGAGCCCCTTCTACCCTTCGCATCTGCTCGACGGGGGTTATGACGTCGACGACTATCGCAACGTCGACCCCAGGCTGGGCACCATGGATGACTTCAGTGCCATGGTGGATGCCGCGCATACGCGAGGCATCAAGGTCGTCGTCGACATCGTTCCAAACCACACATCCATGTATCATCCCTGGTTCCAGGAAGCCCTGAACTCTTCGAAGGGTTCGGCTGCGCGCGACAGGTACATCTTCCGCGATGGCCGTGGCGAGCATGGGGAGCTGCCGCCGACGAACTGGACTGCGAATTTCGGAGGTCCCGCATGGAAGCAGGTCGCGGACGGTCAGTGGTATCTGCATCTGTTCACCCCAGGGCAGCCCGATCTGAACTGGAAGAACGAGGAAGTGCGTCAGGATTTCCTGAAGACGCTTCGTTTCTGGTGCGATCACGGCGTCGATGGCTTCAGGGTCGATGTCGCGCACGGTCTTGCCAAGGATCTCGATCGTGACGATCTCGACGCATGGGATGTTGACGTGTTCAAGCCCATTCCTTCGGATGGATCGGATCCCGTCTATGACCGCAATGAGGTCCATGAGATCTATCGTGAATGGCGCAAAGTGTTCAACCAATACGATCCGCCACGATTCGCGGTGGCGGAGGCTTGGGTGAATCCGGACCGTCAGTATCTGTATGCAAGCACCAAGGAGCTTGGTCAGGTCTTCAACTTCGAATTTGCCAAGAAGAACTGGATTCGCGACGAAATGCATGACGCGATCGACGAAGGCATCGCGGCGGCTGACAAGGCGGGCTCGACGTCCACCTGGGTGATGAGCAACCATGATGTGCCTCGCAGCGCAAGCCGCTATGCTCTTCCGCAAATTCCAAGCCCAGGTCATATGCATCAGATCTCGCTTGATTGGCTGCTGCGAGATGGCAAGAGCTACGTCGAGAACAGGGAGTTGGGTACAAGACGAGCGAAGGCCGCCATTCTCCTCGAGCTTGCGCTGCCAGGTTCGGCATACATCTATCAGGGCGAGGAACTGGGACTGTTCGAGGTTCCAGACATTGACTGGGACGAGCTTGAGGACCCGACCGCGCTGCGCACGAATCGCGCGGACAGCAGCAAGGGCCGCGACGGTTGCCGGGTGCCTCTTCCCTGGGTGGCAGACGACGCCTCGGAGGATGAGCGTGGCGATGGCTTTGCCAGAAAGGGTTCCTTCGGATTCTCCCCATCCGACGATCCATCCGGCGTTCCGTCCGGATCGGCCTCTGACGAAGCCCAGACCCACCACCCACATCTCCCGCAGCCGATGTGGTTCAAGGACTATGCCGTCGATGTGGAAGACGGCGATGCGACTTCCATGCTGAGTCTGTATCGCAAGGCTCTGAGTATTCGGCACGATCTCAAGGTCTTCGATACCGAGTTCGCATGGTTGCCGGAAGACACCGCTTCGGATATCGCCGACGGCGCCGATGGAAGCAAAGGCGGCGTCATCGCTTATCGCAGAAGCAATGGATGGGCGAATCTCACCAACTTCGGAAGTCAGGCGGCTGCATTGCCCAAGGGCAAGGTGCTATTGGCCTCGGGACCATTGACCGACGATGGAAAACTTCCCCAGGACACGAGTGTCTGGATGCAGCTCCGCTAG
- a CDS encoding ABC transporter ATP-binding protein, with translation MTTTTARTESGIAKPERRTSGLKGTQGPKNGQNAQSSGISQGTQQHTLRVLLSCLREYRKPTLLAPGFVFVEGILEIIIPTVMAALIDQGISGKNIGTLWRFGIILLCCSVVSLVCGFLSGKYAAYAASGLAKNLRGDMFDKVQSFSFTNIDRFSTGSIITRLTTDVTNIQNAFQMIVRLGMRAPVMVIVSWIFAFRISPSISLVFLVTIPILGIGLIALAWFVHPIFERVFRTYDELNNVVDENLQAVRVVKSYNRENFEVHKFSRISQRIYDNFVKAEKVLSFNMPLMQLCMYATMIVIAWAGAHQIVASGNSASLGLTTGDLTALVTYAMQILMSMMMLSMIFVMVIISRASAERITQLLVEQSTVTNPAHPIEQVRDGSIAFDHVTFRYASSSEKPVLNDLSLTIPSGMTVGVVGGTGSSKSSLVQLIPRLYDVTGGSVKVGGVNVKDYDLEALRDSVAMVLQKNLLFTGTIKENLRWGNPHATDEQIVHACMLAQADGFIRELPDGYDTHIDEGGTNVSGGQRQRICIARALLKKPQILILDDSTSAVDTNTDRLIRRAFHEEIPDTTKIIIAQRIASVQESDLIIVMRDGEILNQGSHDELLENSEEYREIYESQTQNKEVAQA, from the coding sequence ATGACAACAACGACGGCGCGAACTGAAAGCGGTATCGCGAAGCCAGAGCGAAGGACTTCAGGGCTCAAGGGCACGCAAGGCCCCAAGAATGGACAGAACGCACAATCCAGCGGCATCTCCCAAGGCACCCAGCAGCACACACTTCGAGTGCTGCTGAGCTGCCTTCGCGAATACAGGAAGCCAACGCTTCTGGCTCCTGGATTCGTGTTCGTCGAAGGCATCCTCGAGATCATCATTCCGACGGTCATGGCTGCCCTGATCGATCAGGGAATTTCCGGAAAGAACATCGGCACGCTCTGGCGCTTCGGCATCATACTGCTATGCTGCTCTGTGGTTTCGCTCGTCTGTGGATTCCTTTCAGGAAAGTACGCGGCATATGCCGCCTCGGGCCTGGCGAAGAACCTGCGCGGAGACATGTTCGACAAGGTGCAATCCTTCAGCTTCACGAATATCGACCGCTTCTCCACGGGTTCGATAATCACTCGCCTCACCACCGATGTGACGAACATCCAGAACGCCTTCCAGATGATCGTTCGTCTCGGCATGAGAGCGCCCGTGATGGTCATCGTCTCCTGGATCTTTGCATTCCGGATCAGTCCATCGATCTCCCTCGTCTTCCTTGTCACCATCCCAATCCTCGGCATAGGTCTGATTGCGCTGGCCTGGTTCGTGCACCCCATATTCGAGCGCGTTTTCCGGACCTACGACGAGCTGAACAACGTGGTGGACGAGAACCTGCAGGCAGTCCGCGTCGTGAAATCATACAATCGTGAGAATTTCGAGGTGCATAAGTTCTCAAGGATCTCGCAGCGCATCTATGACAACTTCGTCAAGGCGGAGAAGGTCCTGAGCTTCAACATGCCACTGATGCAGCTGTGCATGTACGCCACGATGATCGTCATCGCATGGGCGGGAGCGCACCAGATCGTGGCATCTGGAAACAGCGCGTCGCTTGGGCTCACAACCGGGGATCTGACCGCACTGGTCACCTATGCGATGCAGATTCTGATGAGCATGATGATGCTCTCGATGATCTTCGTGATGGTCATCATCTCACGCGCATCGGCAGAACGCATCACGCAGCTTCTTGTCGAGCAGAGCACCGTCACCAACCCCGCCCATCCAATCGAGCAGGTACGCGACGGTTCCATAGCGTTCGATCATGTGACCTTCCGCTATGCAAGCAGCTCGGAAAAGCCCGTCCTGAACGACCTCTCGCTCACGATTCCCAGCGGCATGACCGTTGGCGTCGTCGGTGGAACCGGTTCTTCAAAATCGAGTCTCGTTCAGCTCATTCCACGTCTCTATGATGTCACCGGTGGCTCGGTGAAGGTCGGCGGCGTGAACGTGAAGGACTACGACCTCGAGGCGCTTCGCGATTCAGTGGCCATGGTGCTGCAGAAGAACCTTCTGTTCACCGGAACCATAAAGGAGAATCTACGCTGGGGCAACCCGCATGCGACAGACGAACAAATCGTCCATGCCTGCATGCTTGCCCAGGCCGATGGCTTCATCCGCGAGCTTCCAGATGGATACGACACGCATATCGACGAAGGCGGGACCAACGTCTCGGGCGGCCAGCGCCAGCGCATCTGCATCGCACGGGCACTGCTCAAGAAACCGCAGATCCTTATTCTCGATGACTCCACAAGCGCAGTGGACACGAATACGGACCGACTCATTCGTCGCGCATTCCATGAGGAGATTCCAGATACGACGAAGATCATCATTGCGCAGCGCATCGCCTCTGTGCAGGAATCCGATCTGATCATCGTGATGCGGGATGGGGAGATCCTCAATCAGGGCAGCCACGATGAGCTGCTCGAGAACAGCGAGGAATATCGGGAAATCTATGAATCACAGACTCAGAACAAGGAGGTGGCACAGGCATGA
- a CDS encoding MarR family winged helix-turn-helix transcriptional regulator yields METEQTEQEADQSYLREVANSEGLRRPSMAIHCLHHLIHRYLSATMPEDARMATGSNTPIIVYLSKHRDCDVFQHDIERHFSITRSTASRVLTRMEHKGLIRREEVKRDKRLRKISLTTESWGIVEQLRDNAAHMEETLLAGMSQAQIQELLQSLGRMRENLISTGLAGSDRDQGSRDASRLGGVGEKNDASAHARKRFSDKARGRDEKE; encoded by the coding sequence TTGGAGACAGAACAGACAGAACAGGAAGCGGATCAATCATATCTTCGCGAAGTCGCGAACAGCGAAGGTCTGAGAAGGCCAAGCATGGCAATTCACTGCCTGCACCATCTCATCCACCGCTATCTGAGCGCCACGATGCCTGAAGACGCACGAATGGCCACAGGCTCAAACACCCCGATAATCGTATATCTTTCGAAGCATCGTGACTGCGACGTCTTTCAACATGACATCGAACGGCATTTCTCCATCACGCGTTCAACGGCATCGCGCGTTCTCACCAGGATGGAGCATAAGGGGCTGATCAGACGCGAGGAAGTGAAGCGCGACAAACGCTTGCGAAAGATATCACTCACGACTGAGTCCTGGGGCATCGTCGAGCAGCTTCGCGACAATGCCGCGCATATGGAAGAGACGCTCCTTGCGGGGATGAGCCAGGCACAGATACAGGAACTTCTGCAATCGCTGGGACGCATGAGAGAGAATCTCATATCGACCGGGCTGGCCGGCTCCGACAGAGACCAAGGATCCCGTGATGCTTCCAGATTGGGTGGCGTCGGCGAGAAGAATGACGCGTCGGCGCATGCGCGCAAGCGGTTTTCAGACAAGGCAAGAGGAAGGGACGAAAAGGAATGA
- a CDS encoding MFS transporter has protein sequence MSMQPQSIPANNHPSTALAAESQALEPEPVIPRKEGTSGSASTPESLSTREFWRYLIGFFVFNTLIYAGFTMVTGVLMPQKLKDLGIADYSSALGTINAVGAVLSMFINVLLGALSDRTRTRFGRRTPWIVVGALFTGLGFFLISLPATWAGVGIAYCTSLVGLNMMVAPITAVLSDRIPESRRATISAAFGGGAVVGQSIGNMVAAAFLTTVLLGFGVAAVLLILSGVLAVIVFPREPSSKDLEHHRESLWQVLVNSFTPPTRGAGDFWKAFICRTGLIIAYQMVTSYQLYILEDYIGASKASTAAAISLMSIITMVVSLIASATSGPITDFIGRRKPSIFVAGVLYAIGIAMPWIMPSETGMYLFAGIAGFGYGMYMAVDQAINVDVLPDKKTAGKDLGFLNIATCAGQALGASFTSLIVVHLGGYFWVFPTAIIMTAISVISALCIRRMR, from the coding sequence ATGAGCATGCAGCCTCAGAGCATCCCCGCGAACAACCATCCAAGCACGGCGTTGGCCGCCGAATCGCAGGCGCTGGAACCGGAGCCGGTGATTCCACGGAAGGAAGGCACTTCGGGTTCGGCCTCAACGCCAGAGTCATTATCCACACGAGAGTTCTGGCGTTACCTTATCGGATTCTTCGTGTTCAATACCCTGATCTATGCCGGTTTCACGATGGTCACCGGCGTTCTCATGCCGCAGAAGCTCAAGGATCTGGGCATAGCCGACTATAGCTCCGCGCTGGGGACGATAAATGCCGTCGGTGCAGTCCTGTCGATGTTCATCAACGTGCTCCTCGGAGCCTTGTCGGATAGGACGCGGACTCGATTCGGCAGACGAACCCCTTGGATCGTCGTCGGCGCACTGTTCACGGGATTGGGATTCTTCCTCATCAGCCTTCCGGCGACCTGGGCAGGGGTCGGAATCGCATATTGCACCTCGCTCGTCGGTCTCAACATGATGGTCGCGCCAATCACCGCGGTGCTTTCGGATCGAATTCCTGAGTCCCGTCGTGCCACGATCTCGGCCGCCTTCGGTGGAGGGGCGGTCGTTGGACAGTCGATAGGCAACATGGTCGCAGCCGCGTTCCTGACAACGGTGCTTCTTGGCTTCGGCGTCGCCGCGGTTCTACTGATTCTTTCTGGCGTGCTTGCCGTGATCGTGTTCCCAAGAGAGCCTTCGAGCAAGGATCTGGAACATCATAGGGAAAGCCTGTGGCAGGTTCTGGTGAACTCGTTCACGCCCCCGACCAGGGGAGCGGGCGACTTCTGGAAGGCCTTCATCTGCAGAACGGGTCTGATCATCGCCTATCAGATGGTGACTTCATACCAGCTCTACATCCTTGAGGACTATATCGGAGCGTCAAAGGCATCGACGGCCGCGGCCATCTCGCTCATGTCGATTATCACCATGGTGGTGTCGCTCATCGCATCCGCCACCTCCGGACCCATCACCGATTTCATCGGGCGCAGGAAGCCATCGATATTCGTCGCCGGGGTTCTCTATGCAATCGGCATAGCCATGCCTTGGATAATGCCAAGCGAGACGGGCATGTACCTTTTCGCAGGCATCGCAGGATTTGGGTATGGCATGTACATGGCCGTCGATCAGGCAATCAACGTCGATGTGCTGCCGGATAAGAAAACAGCGGGCAAGGATCTGGGATTCCTGAACATCGCCACCTGCGCCGGCCAGGCCTTGGGCGCATCGTTCACGTCCCTGATCGTGGTGCATCTGGGAGGTTACTTCTGGGTCTTCCCGACTGCAATAATCATGACTGCCATTTCGGTGATCTCTGCGCTCTGCATTCGTCGAATGCGCTGA
- a CDS encoding ABC transporter ATP-binding protein, with product MSSRKAAPGTTKRLFGYILRYRWQVIVIVLSILISAAAQAGSALFLQTLVDRYILPLVGTSNPNWAPLVQALTLMGSLYALGTFSTWLYNWLLVGVEQGTLKDIRDRMFAHQQHLPIGYFDSHEHGDVMSRYTNDTDTLRQAISQSLPQMFSSVVTALASLIAMAWLSIPFTLFTILFSVLLIVVVRMLVTRSGHFFIIQQEALGDVNGFVEESVNGQKIIKVFNHEQATADTFHGKNARLFDASAKANMYGNTTMPVVANMGYLLYILVAITGGITAISGWGNFGLAGAGSMTLGTIIALLTLTRSYVNPIGQVSMQFNMVMMALAGASRIFALMDQPSETDDGSVTLVNVTKDSDGNLVESKEATQHWAWKRAADDDGMRSLAQANLLSAGAAEVARKAKNVAVTSPDGRLTLLRGDVRFTDVTFGYAPNTPVLHDITWFAEPGQKIALVGATGAGKTTVTNLINRFYDIQQGQILYDGIDVRNIRKPDLRRSLGVVLQDVNLFTGTVMDNIRYGRLNASDEECIEAARLTNADGFIRMLPEGYQTVLQGDGSGLSQGQRQLISIARAAVADPPTMILDEATSSIDTRTESVVQAGMDALMKGRTVFVIAHRLSTVRNADVIMVLDHGRIIERGSHEELIAQRGEYYQLYTGAVELE from the coding sequence ATGTCTTCGCGAAAGGCAGCGCCAGGAACCACAAAGCGCCTGTTCGGATACATTCTGAGGTATCGCTGGCAGGTGATCGTCATCGTTCTGTCGATTCTGATTTCTGCAGCTGCTCAGGCAGGTTCCGCACTCTTCCTGCAGACTCTTGTCGACAGATACATTCTTCCGCTCGTCGGCACCTCCAACCCGAACTGGGCACCGCTGGTTCAGGCGCTGACGCTCATGGGCTCGCTCTATGCTCTGGGAACCTTCAGCACATGGCTATACAACTGGCTGCTTGTCGGGGTCGAGCAGGGGACGCTGAAGGACATACGCGACCGCATGTTCGCCCATCAGCAGCATCTGCCAATCGGGTATTTCGACTCTCATGAGCATGGTGACGTGATGAGCCGCTACACGAACGACACCGACACGCTTCGTCAGGCAATAAGCCAATCGTTGCCGCAGATGTTCTCTTCGGTCGTGACCGCCCTGGCCTCGCTGATAGCCATGGCATGGCTATCGATTCCATTCACGCTGTTCACCATTCTGTTCAGCGTCCTGCTCATCGTCGTCGTACGCATGCTGGTCACGCGCAGTGGGCATTTCTTCATCATCCAGCAGGAGGCCCTTGGCGATGTCAACGGCTTCGTCGAGGAATCGGTCAACGGGCAGAAGATCATCAAGGTCTTCAACCATGAACAGGCCACTGCCGACACCTTCCACGGGAAGAACGCGAGACTGTTCGATGCAAGCGCCAAGGCAAACATGTACGGCAACACCACGATGCCAGTCGTTGCGAACATGGGATACCTGCTCTACATCCTGGTGGCGATCACCGGCGGGATAACTGCGATTTCAGGCTGGGGCAACTTCGGTCTCGCCGGTGCCGGGTCGATGACCCTGGGCACGATCATCGCCCTGCTGACGCTGACGCGTTCGTATGTGAATCCAATCGGACAGGTGTCCATGCAGTTCAACATGGTCATGATGGCCCTGGCAGGAGCCTCCAGAATCTTCGCCCTCATGGATCAGCCAAGCGAGACCGACGATGGCAGCGTGACCCTGGTCAATGTCACCAAGGATTCGGACGGCAATCTTGTCGAATCGAAGGAAGCCACACAGCACTGGGCATGGAAACGTGCAGCCGACGACGATGGCATGCGTTCACTCGCCCAGGCCAATCTGCTCAGCGCAGGTGCTGCAGAAGTCGCACGAAAGGCAAAGAACGTCGCGGTCACTTCCCCCGACGGACGCCTTACCCTGCTTCGCGGCGATGTCCGATTCACCGATGTGACATTCGGATATGCCCCGAACACGCCCGTCCTGCACGACATCACCTGGTTCGCCGAGCCCGGTCAGAAGATAGCGTTGGTCGGCGCCACCGGCGCAGGCAAGACGACGGTCACGAATCTCATCAACCGCTTCTATGACATCCAGCAAGGTCAGATTCTTTATGATGGCATCGATGTGCGCAATATCAGAAAGCCCGATCTGCGGCGCTCCTTGGGTGTGGTTCTGCAAGATGTGAACCTGTTCACCGGGACGGTCATGGACAACATCCGCTACGGTCGACTGAACGCAAGCGACGAGGAATGCATCGAAGCTGCAAGGCTCACCAATGCCGACGGCTTCATCCGCATGCTTCCCGAGGGATATCAGACCGTGCTGCAGGGCGATGGAAGCGGTCTGTCACAAGGCCAGCGACAGCTCATCTCCATTGCCCGCGCCGCCGTTGCCGACCCTCCGACGATGATTCTCGACGAGGCGACTTCCTCGATCGACACGCGAACGGAATCGGTGGTGCAAGCCGGCATGGACGCGCTGATGAAGGGTCGAACGGTGTTCGTCATCGCCCACCGCCTGTCGACCGTTCGCAATGCCGATGTGATCATGGTGCTCGACCACGGCCGCATCATCGAACGCGGCTCGCACGAAGAGCTCATCGCCCAGCGCGGCGAATACTATCAGCTCTACACCGGAGCGGTCGAACTGGAATAG
- a CDS encoding LacI family DNA-binding transcriptional regulator, whose amino-acid sequence MLLKDLAEMAGVSLSTVSRALHGDARISEATRKRIQEIADREHFVLSKSASALASRKSFRITALFVDHFNTWFTSTSLEGLYSVISQSDYDLFPLALHTPEELDTFFRLLSRNNNTDGIIISSIHLSDSHTEQLAASHIPVVGLDSYGTQGYDAAVVLNNDESMLMAARRIKLLGHTAIGFVHYPQPGLFHDYSYSERIPQFERICRAQGYPERSFHHFASSNGKADREGVESILRQWTATTPRPSVLFVETDDFAITLMSALREQGLRIPEDVSVVGFDDNPVSKLIGLATFRQNALGNARYAAQTMLSLLKADQPEGSLPERADLAGVKAAESDAQKPMFSRDFTSFIARRTLGPAPKNAARH is encoded by the coding sequence ATGCTTTTGAAAGACTTGGCCGAAATGGCAGGCGTTTCCCTTTCCACAGTCTCCCGCGCACTTCACGGGGACGCACGGATCAGCGAGGCGACCAGGAAGCGCATCCAGGAAATAGCAGACCGCGAGCATTTTGTTCTGTCCAAGAGCGCGTCAGCGCTGGCCTCTCGCAAATCCTTTCGCATCACAGCCCTGTTCGTCGACCATTTCAACACATGGTTCACTTCGACATCCCTGGAAGGACTGTATTCGGTCATTTCCCAATCAGACTACGACCTATTCCCGCTCGCACTGCACACGCCAGAGGAACTTGACACCTTCTTTCGTCTGCTTTCGCGCAACAACAACACCGACGGCATCATCATCTCCTCAATCCACCTCAGTGACAGCCACACCGAACAGCTCGCGGCATCGCACATTCCCGTCGTCGGCCTCGATTCATATGGAACCCAGGGATACGATGCGGCCGTCGTATTGAACAATGACGAATCGATGCTCATGGCTGCCCGCAGAATCAAGCTGCTTGGGCATACCGCCATCGGATTCGTCCATTATCCCCAGCCTGGGTTGTTCCACGATTACAGCTATTCCGAACGCATTCCGCAATTTGAACGCATATGCAGAGCACAGGGGTATCCAGAACGGTCGTTCCACCATTTTGCAAGTTCGAATGGCAAGGCTGACAGGGAAGGGGTCGAGTCGATCCTCAGACAGTGGACGGCAACGACGCCACGGCCATCCGTCCTGTTCGTGGAAACAGACGACTTTGCCATCACACTCATGAGCGCGCTGCGAGAGCAGGGCCTGCGCATACCCGAAGACGTGTCGGTCGTCGGGTTCGACGACAATCCGGTTTCGAAGCTGATCGGGCTGGCCACATTCCGACAGAATGCACTTGGCAACGCGCGATACGCCGCGCAGACGATGCTCAGCCTTCTCAAGGCCGATCAGCCAGAGGGAAGCCTTCCAGAACGTGCGGATCTTGCCGGAGTGAAGGCTGCAGAGTCAGACGCGCAGAAACCCATGTTCAGCCGGGACTTCACATCCTTCATTGCACGAAGGACGCTTGGTCCTGCTCCGAAGAACGCTGCGAGGCATTAA